A DNA window from Sebaldella sp. S0638 contains the following coding sequences:
- a CDS encoding CdiA family toxin C-terminal domain-containing protein, with protein sequence MNEKPLIKSTGKIYDINGNEIPWVKEVTYSVPELDRAGNPIGTYAVKTNPKTIYDPKLISDKEYARRGIEAANDALSNSPSGVLGREWTGIDGSGVKWKGNYENGEITTMFPTN encoded by the coding sequence ATGAATGAAAAGCCTCTAATAAAATCAACAGGGAAGATATACGATATAAATGGAAATGAAATCCCATGGGTAAAAGAAGTAACATATAGTGTTCCTGAATTAGATCGTGCAGGTAATCCAATTGGAACATATGCTGTAAAAACAAATCCCAAAACAATATATGATCCAAAACTTATATCAGATAAAGAGTATGCTAGACGGGGAATAGAAGCTGCTAATGATGCTTTATCAAATTCACCATCTGGAGTATTGGGGCGTGAATGGACAGGTATAGATGGAAGTGGGGTTAAGTGGAAAGGTAATTATGAAAATGGGGAAATAACAACAATGTTTCCTACTAATTAA